The proteins below come from a single Papaver somniferum cultivar HN1 chromosome 11, ASM357369v1, whole genome shotgun sequence genomic window:
- the LOC113324657 gene encoding E3 ubiquitin-protein ligase RDUF1-like has product MDSNGRFSYWCYNCGKFVKEFLGVCLGCESEFIEEIEAPSLSTHTESISGDNTNYRSRPRKRKNHPRSFSTAIIIRGDDGANGGERGSDYELYYDEGSGLLLPYSSAVQDSLRETGNFLTRLAQTQTEGLRQRASKAVVESMPVFEISDCHVSSESDCAVCNEVFKLGSEAREMPCKHIYHTDCILPWLSLRNSCPVCRHELPTDMDGGLNMPGAPRIILWELGNNKW; this is encoded by the coding sequence ATGGATTCAAATGGACGTTTTTCATACTGGTGTTACAATTGTGGTAAATTTGTTAAAGAATTTTTAGGTGTTTGTCTTGGATGTGAATCTGAGTTTATAGAAGAAATTGAAGCTCCATCTCTATCCACACATACTGAATCCATTTCAGGTGATAATACAAATTATAGGTCTCGTCCACGAAAACGTAAAAATCATCCCCGTAGTTTCAGTACCGCGATCATTATTAGAGGAGATGATGGTGCTAATGGCGGAGAAAGAGGTAGTGATTATGAACTTTATTATGATGAAGGTTCAGGTCTTCTACTACCATATTCATCAGCTGTGCAAGATAGCTTGAGGGAAACAGGAAATTTTCTCACTCGATTAGCACAGACCCAAACTGAAGGTCTACGTCAACGAGCATCAAAAGCAGTTGTAGAATCTATGCCGGTTTTTGAGATTAGTGATTGCCATGTTTCTAGTGAATCAGATTGTGCAGTTTGCAACGAAGTTTTCAAGCTTGGATCAGAAGCTAGAGAAATGCCCTGTAAACATATATACCATACAGATTGTATACTTCCATGGCTTTCGTTAAGAAACTCTTGTCCTGTCTGTCGACATGAATTACCTACTGATATGGATGGTGGGCTTAACATGCCTGGTGCTCCTAGGATAATATTATGGGAGTTGGGTAATAATAAATGGTGA
- the LOC113320261 gene encoding F-box/LRR-repeat protein At1g52650-like: MSESMDRISDIPESLLHHIICFLEIKDGARTSVLSKRWNSIWTSIPTLRFHRPLSCSFLPPSSAETDKFMDFVDGTLHRHNSSNIQNFFLFWREHLNETRVHSWISTVIRGKVQELGLYLTQTRPLFIPLSLFTCESLMSLELGAQHNITLPKYISFPRLKRLKLYKFEFSDECWNDEIFSNSTALEELILDFCTFRMRNFTISIPTLKLLKIRCFEFVIDVGLQDCALKIDAPNLLTFVYSADVAKEYAIPSFLTLVEAVVRFKFEQKGAQISRLLRALAHVKRLTVNDSTLQAICSAYDPSNSLLTFHNVKMLNCLTY, encoded by the exons ATGAGCGAATCCATGGATAGGATCAGTGACATACCTGAATCACTTCTTCACCATATAATTTGTTTCCTTGAAATCAAGGATGGCGCTCGTACTAGCGTGTTATCGAAAAGATGGAACTCCATTTGGACCTCTATCCCCACCCTTAGATTCCATAGGCCTCTTTCCTGTTCCTTCCTCCCTCCCTCTTCTGCCGAGACTGATAAATTCATGGATTTTGTGGATGGAACATTGCATCGTCATAATTCGTCAAATATACAAAACTTCTTTCTCTTCTGGCGTGAGCACTTGAATGAAACTCGGGTTCATTCATGGATCTCTACTGTAATAAGGGGGAAAGTTCAAGAGCTCGGTCTATACTTAACCCAAACTCGACCCTTATTTATTCCTTTATCTCTTTTTACTTGTGAATCACTGATGTCGTTGGAGCTAGGAGCACAACATAACATCACCCTTCCTAAATATATCTCTTTTCCAAGACTCAAACGGCTTAAACTTTACAAGTTTGAGTTTAGCGATGAGTGCTGGaatgatgaaatcttttcaaattcCACTGCTCTTGAAGAATTGATTCTGGACTTCTGCACTTTTCGTATGAGGAATTTCACTATTTCAATTCCTACTTTGAAGCTTTTGAAAATTCGCTGTTTTGAGTtcgtgatagatgttggtttacAAGACTGTGCTCTCAAAATTGATGCACCAAATCTTTTGACGTTCGTCTACTCAGCTGATGTTGCAAAAGAATATGCCATCCCTAGCTTTCTAACACTGGTGGAAGCAGTTGTTCGCTTCAAATTTGAACAAAAAGGTGCTCAAATAAGTCGGTTACTTCGAGCCCTTGCACATGTAAAACGTCTAACTGTCAATGATTCAACCCTACAG GCTATCTGCTCTGCATATGATCCGTCGAACAGTTTGCTGACATTTCATAACGTCAAAATGTTGAACTGTCTGACATACTAA